The following proteins are encoded in a genomic region of Huiozyma naganishii CBS 8797 chromosome 9, complete genome:
- the KNAG0I00110 gene encoding sugar porter family MFS transporter produces MSNEVDNASTASGSRSMLSDSSNKVENDEMKAFGTDANGMEVAAAEMPKKPASAYVTVSILCLMIAFGGYVYGWDTGTIGGFLNHEDFLRRFGQKHSDGTYYFSNPRMGLIVAIFNIGCAIGGLAWSRLGDIYGRRLALVWVTIVYMIGLVISIASIDKWYQYFIGRIISGCGVGGIAVYSPLLISEVSPKHVRGTLVSCYQLMITLGIFLGYCTNYGTEHGYTNSTQWRVPLGLGFAWALFMIAAMLFVPESPRFLIEVGRMEDAKVSVARSNKLTVDDPSVIAEVEFLAAGIEAEREAGSANWGELFSTKGKVLQRTILGVMIQSLQQLTGANYFFFYGTQIFEAVGLKDSYQTAIIIGVVNFASTFPAIYFVERFGRRTGLLWGAAGMICCFVVFASVGVTRLYPNGKDQPSSKGAGDCMICFTCFFIFCFATTWAPTAYVIVSESFPLRVKAKGMALSIAANWIWNFLLGFFTPFITGAINFYYGYVFMGCLCFSWVYVFFFVPETKGLSLEEVNIMWEEGVLPWKSASWVPPSKRDSDYDADAMAHDDVPFYKRMLGK; encoded by the coding sequence ATGTCAAACGAAGTTGATAACGCGTCTACTGCGTCAGGTTCACGCTCCATGTTATCTGACTCTTCCAATAAGGTCGAAAACGATGAGATGAAGGCGTTCGGCACCGATGCTAACGGTATGGAAGTCGCTGCAGCTGAAATGCCAAAGAAGCCAGCTTCCGCTTATGTTACTGTCTCCATCCTTTGTCTGATGATCGCTTTTGGTGGTTACGTCTACGGTTGGGATACCGGTACCATCGGTGGGTTCTTGAATCATGAGGATTTCTTAAGGAGATTTGGGCAAAAACATAGTGACGGAACCTACTACTTCTCCAACCCAAGAATGGGGTTGATTGTTGCTATTTTCAACATTGGTTGTGCTATCGGTGGTTTGGCTTGGTCAAGACTGGGTGATATCTACGGTCGTAGATTGGCCCTAGTCTGGGTTACCATTGTTTACATGATCGGTCTAGTCATCTCCATCGCCTCTATTGACAAGTGGTACCAATACTTCATCGGTAGAATTATTTCCGGTTGCGGTGTTGGTGGTATTGCTGTCTACTCTCCATTGCTGATTTCCGAAGTCTCCCCCAAACATGTCAGAGGTACATTGGTGTCCTGTTACCAATTGATGATTACCCTAGGTATTTTCTTAGGTTACTGTACCAATTACGGTACGGAACACGGTTACACTAACTCCACCCAATGGAGAGTCCCTCTAGGTCTTGGTTTTGCTTGGGCTCTTTTTATGATCGCTGCTATGTTGTTTGTCCCAGAGTCTCCCCGTTTCTTGATTGAGGTTGGTAGAATGGAGGATGCCAAGGTTTCCGTCGCTAGATCTAACAAGCTAACCGTCGATGATCCTTCTGTCATTGCCgaagttgaatttttgGCTGCTGGTATCGAAGCTGAAAgagaagctggatcagCCAACTGGGGGGAATTATTCTCCACCAAGGGAAAAGTTCTTCAGAGAACTATTTTAGGTGTTATGATTCAATCTTTGCAACAATTGACAGGTGCTaactacttcttcttctacggtactcaaatttttgaagctGTTGGTCTAAAGGACTCTTACCAAACTGCTATTATCATCGGTGTTGTTAACTTCGCCTCAACTTTCCCTGCTATTTACTTTGTCGAAAGATTCGGTCGTCGTACCGGTTTGTTATGGGGTGCTGCTGGTATGATTTGTTGCTTCGTTGTCTTCGCCTCGGTCGGTGTCACGAGATTATATCCAAACGGTAAAGACCAACCATCTTCCAAGGGTGCCGGTGACTGTATGATTTGCTTCACTTgtttcttcatcttctgtTTTGCCACCACCTGGGCCCCAACTGCCTACGTTATTGTGTCTGAATCTTTCCCATTGAGAGTCAAGGCCAAGGGTATGGCTTTGTCCATTGCCGCCAACTGGATCTGGAACTTCTTGCTGGGTTTCTTCACTCCATTTATTACCGGTGCTATCAACTTCTACTACGGTTACGTCTTTATGGGCTGTCTGTGCTTTTCTTGGGTCtatgttttcttctttgtcccAGAAACAAAGGGGTTgtctttggaagaagttAACATCATGTGGGAAGAAGGTGTCCTACCATGGAAATCAGCTTCTTGGGTCCCACCATCCAAGAGAGACAGCGACTACGATGCCGATGCCATGGCTCACGACGACGTTCCATTCTACAAGAGAATGCTTGGAAAATAA
- the BDH1 gene encoding (R,R)-butanediol dehydrogenase: MRGLAYFKKGDIHFTDELREPEIEADDELIVDVAFCGICGTDLHEYTDGPIFMPKDGEKNVLSNKSIPQAMGHEFSGYVAKVGPKVTKVKVGDRVVVEATCSCVDLHRWPESKHYKTPACNACKDRCDNCCEYAGFMGLGVVGGAFAERIVTIEHHVVKLPDGFPMDVAALIEPLSVAWHAARVSKFPPGKSALVLGAGPIGLAMILVLKAQGASKIIVSEPATMRRELADRMHVETFDPSTHGDKSVAMLRSKTFDGKGFDFAFDCSGVPATFNTGLQAAHYRGTLCNVAIWGSGFDFNPMGITLLEKDVTGSIGYTVQDFAEVTEAFKDGKIDIEECKHLITGRYRIEDGWEKGFLELMNNKATNIKVLLSPNNHGELD; this comes from the coding sequence ATGAGAGGTTTAGCGTATTTCAAAAAGGGTGATATTCACTTCACTGATGAATTGAGGGAACCGGAAATTGAGGCAGACGATGAGTTGATCGTTGATGTGGCGTTTTGCGGGATCTGTGGGACCGATCTTCACGAGTACACGGACGGCCCAATTTTCATGCCCAAAGATGGTGAGAAAAACGTTCTTTCAAATAAATCTATACCACAAGCCATGGGCCACGAATTCTCCGGCTACGTTGCGAAAGTTGGACCAAAAGTGACCAAAGTCAAGGTGGGAGACCGTGTTGTCGTCGAGGCTACGTGTAGTTGCGTTGACTTGCACAGGTGGCCAGAGTCCAAACATTATAAAACCCCGGCCTGTAATGCGTGTAAAGACCGCTGCGACAACTGTTGCGAGTATGCTGGGTTTATGGGACTCGGTGTCGTTGGCGGAGCCTTTGCGGAGCGGATAGTAACCATCGAGCACCACGTCGTCAAGTTGCCAGATGGGTTCCCCATGGATGTTGCTGCTCTGATTGAGCCTCTGTCAGTTGCGTGGCATGCAGCAAGAGTTTCAAAATTCCCACCAGGTAAGTCTGCCCTAGTGCTCGGAGCGGGTCCGATTGGTCTGGCCATGATTTTGGTCCTTAAGGCGCAAGGAGCCTCAAAGATCATTGTCTCCGAGCCTGCCACTATGAGGAGAGAATTGGCGGACAGGATGCACGTTGAAACTTTCGACCCTTCCACCCATGGTGATAAGTCTGTAGCAATGCTGAGGTCCAAGACTTTCGACGGTAAAGGGTTCGATTTTGCCTTCGATTGTTCTGGTGTCCCCGCCACGTTCAACACTGGTCTTCAGGCAGCACACTATCGCGGTACACTCTGCAACGTCGCTATATGGGGGAGCGGGTTTGATTTCAACCCAATGGGCATCACCCTTCTGGAAAAGGATGTGACCGGTTCAATTGGCTATACCGTTCAAGACTTCGCTGAAGTCACTGAGGCCTTCAAAGATGGCAAGATCGACATTGAAGAGTGCAAGCACCTAATTACTGGCAGATACAGGATCGAAGATGGTTGGGAAAAGGGTTTTCTCGAGCTGATGAACAACAAAGCGACAAACATCAAAGTGTTGCTGTCGCCCAATAATCACGGTGAACTAGATTAG
- the FZF1 gene encoding Fzf1p: MGDAVVKRRPKVFKCQFEGCGKVFNRPCLLQQHRSSHTNERPYVCDECGKRFMRPCHLSVHKWSHSQVKPRQCDFCEKGFVTGQQLKRHLATHAKRAEKLLGIDTKRQQVQKALGMKKIYSPCTDFNLTGSSKSLVDSKERLDKTPEYTTGPPDLQNALLDTGVPLQHLVPFQCPYDDCSTVLGPHDELISHLLESHVVSKLTGIYDDPTLMTYIPTPENSVEGGIVEDPLLWSDMVCREPSCRALLPFPSVFELIEHYDQCHGFIPSSLVKYGFITLYEPEQVVKEDDQASYNNDPQLLEPQRTDAHHHNHHNHNHKHQLTRNREDFLQY, translated from the coding sequence ATGGGTGATGCTGTGGTGAAGAGGCGTCCGAAAGTGTTCAAGTGCCAGTTTGAAGGATGcgggaaagtgttcaaccGTCCCTGCCTTCTGCAACAGCACCGGTCATCGCACACGAACGAGAGGCCATACGTCTGCGATGAGTGTGGGAAGCGGTTTATGCGGCCATGCCATTTAAGTGTGCACAAGTGGTCGCATTCGCAAGTCAAGCCCAGGCAGTGTGATTTTTGCGAGAAAGGGTTTGTCACTGGAcagcagttgaagaggCATCTGGCGACGCATGCGAAGAGGGCAGAGAAATTGCTCGGTATTGACACTAAGCGACAGCAGGTGCAGAAAGCTTTGGGtatgaagaaaatatactCCCCCTGTACGGATTTTAACTTGACGGGTTCTAGTAAATCTCTTGTGGACTCCAAGGAAAGGCTGGACAAGACTCCCGAGTACACGACTGGTCCTCCGGACTTGCAGAATGCTCTGCTGGACACCGGTGTACCCTTGCAACATCTTGTGCCCTTCCAGTGCCCCTATGACGACTGTTCCACCGTGTTGGGTCCACACGATGAACTGATCAGTCATTTGCTCGAGAGTCACGTGGTCAGCAAGCTTACTGGAATCTACGACGACCCGACGTTGATGACGTACATACCGACTCCTGAAAACTCGGTTGAGGGCGGGATAGTGGAGGATCCCCTACTGTGGAGCGACATGGTTTGTAGAGAGCCCAGTTGCAGGGCTCTGTTACCCTTCCCCTCTGTGTTCGAGCTAATAGAGCACTACGACCAGTGTCACGGGTTCATCCCCTCCTCGCTGGTCAAGTACGGCTTCATAACACTATACGAGCCCGAGCAAGTTGTTAAGGAGGACGATCAAGCAAGTTACAACAACGATCCGCAACTTCTAGAACCACAGCGAACGGATGCTCACCACCACAAccaccacaaccacaaccacaaaCACCAGCTGACCAGAAATAGGGAGGATTTCCTACAATATTGA
- the KNAG0I00140 gene encoding uncharacterized protein (similar to Saccharomyces cerevisiae HXK1 (YFR053C) and HXK2 (YGL253W); ancestral locus Anc_3.581) translates to MVHLGPKKPPARKGSMADVPSKLLNEVKEFEEMFSVSAEKLQEVTKHFITELNQGLSPEGGNIPMIPGWVVECPTGKEKGDFLAIDLGGTNLRVVLVKLGGDRTFDTTQSKYKIPDAMRTTKNPDELFVFIAESLKSFVEEQFPHGVSEPIPLGFTFSFPASQDRINQGILQTWTKGFDIPNIEGHDVVPMLVKEITKRNLPIQVVALINDTTGTLVASSYTDGDTKMGVIFGTGVNGAYYEEVANIPKLKGKLADDIPATAPMAINCEYGSFDNEHKILPRTKYDIAIDEASPRPGQQTFEKMSSGYYLGEILRLAILDVYEKGCILCDQDMTKLNTPYIMDTSFPSRIENDPFENLEDTDEILQNELGINTTVPERKLIRRLCELIGLRAARLSVTGIAAVFEKRGYKSGSVACDGSVFNRYPGFQEHAAQALRDIFGWEHGPASSYPIVLTAAEDGSGAGAAVIAALSKKRLEAGKSVGIITP, encoded by the coding sequence ATGGTTCATCTAGGTCCCAAAAAACCACCTGCCAGAAAGGGCTCTATGGCCGATGTCCCCTCCAAACTGCTGAATGAGGTTAAGGAATTCGAGGAAATGTTTTCCGTTTCTGCTGAGAAATTGCAGGAGGTCACAAAGCACTTCATCACGGAATTGAACCAGGGTCTGTCCCCCGAAGGTGGGAACATCCCCATGATCCCAGGGTGGGTCGTCGAATGCCCCACTGGTAAAGAAAAGGGCGATTTCCTGGCAATTGACCTTGGTGGCACAAACCTGCGTGTTGTCCTCGTCAAATTGGGCGGCGACCGTACTTTCGACACTACGCAGTCCAAGTACAAGATCCCAGACGCCATGAGAACCACCAAGAACCCAGACGAGTTGTTCGTCTTCATTGCCGAGTCCCTGAAGAGTTTCGTCGAGGAACAGTTCCCTCACGGCGTCTCAGAACCTATCCCATTGGGGttcactttctccttcCCAGCGTCTCAGGACAGAATCAACCAAGGTATCTTGCAGACCTGGACCAAAGGGTTTGACATCCCCAACATCGAGGGTCACGACGTCGTCCCCATGCTAGTCAAGGAGATCACCAAAAGGAACCTCCCCATCCAGGTCGTCGCCCTGATCAACGATACCACGGGGACTCTCGTCGCTTCTTCGTACACGGACGGGGACACCAAGATGGGTGTCATCTTCGGGACCGGTGTCAACGGGGCCTACTACGAGGAGGTCGCCAACATTCCCAAGTTAAAGGGGAAACTCGCTGACGACATTCCAGCCACGGCACCAATGGCCATCAACTGTGAGTACGGGTCCTTCGACAACGAGCACAAGATCTTGCCAAGAACCAAGTACGACATTGCGATCGACGAGGCCTCCCCAAGACCAGGGCAGCAGacttttgaaaagatgTCCTCCGGTTACTACCTGGGTGAAATCCTGCGTTTGGCGATTCTAGACGTGTACGAAAAGGGCTGTATCCTGTGCGACCAGGACATGACTAAACTGAACACCCCTTACATCATGGACACCTCCTTCCCATCCAGAATCGAGAACGACCCCTTCGAAAACTTGGAGGACACGGACGAGATCCTGCAAAACGAATTGGGCATCAACACCACGGTCCCAGAACGTAAGTTGATCAGAAGACTGTGTGAACTGATCGGGTTGAGAGCTGCAAGATTGAGTGTCACTGGTATTGCTGCCGTCTTTGAGAAGAGAGGTTACAAATCCGGTTCCGTTGCCTGCGATGGGTCCGTCTTCAACAGGTACCCAGGTTTCCAAGAGCACGCCGCCCAAGCGTTGAGAGACATCTTCGGTTGGGAACACGGGCCAGCGTCTTCGTACCCAATCGTCTTGACCGCTGCAGAGGACGGTTCAGGTGCCGGTGCTGCCGTGATCGCAGCCTTGTCCAAAAAGAGACTAGAAGCTGGAAAATCTGTCGGGATTATCACACCATGA
- the HFM1 gene encoding DNA helicase (similar to Saccharomyces cerevisiae HFM1 (YGL251C); ancestral locus Anc_3.578) encodes MGTKFDQDGTVSTGRDAKHGLSDGNFYPPIQEKTSCKRRRNEKAPFKIYVNHNSLLDDDDAAEDEINTNDSSVFTGSEFSTNYSIEEDDLGIAAGNSTHRKEPLKKRKKITVVKKAAKVESQILVSSLPERYQTLFPFDRFNKMQSAAFSTLYESNENCVVTSPTGSGKTVLLELAILSTLNSIQKKSDSNTKILYIAPTKSLCCEISKKWEPKFLDLTVGMLTSDTSYLDNDSVKKCNIIITTPEKWDLLTRKWKDYKRLFELVKLVLVDEIHTISEKRGATLEVVLTRMNNMCPDIRIVAASATIPNIEDVASWLKAKNRKSAKILKFDDEYRQVTLEKHVYGFQFYNKNSFQRDAFYNTKLSEVLLEHCKGKPTMIFCPTRASTVSTAKYLAKHVASSLRIPRNKGSITLSDPAIQDCFNAGVGFHNAGLSLPDRTAMEQNFMNGKVRILCSTSTLAVGVNLPAYLVVIKGTSMWNSSENKEYSNLEILQMIGRAGRPQFEKTGCSVIMTDVEQKSKYEKLLDGNDMLESTLHLDLIEHICSEISLGCITSIESAVSWIEKSFFFVRFQKNPSAYWQVTKHLRSDIKQHAVLKNFCQGLVKQLLEAMLIVDQDGTLLCTPFGQAMVRHYVLFDTIKRFIGAKKGRSLQDVLDILVRSEEFSEMRLRYNEKKLYKEINLSPLIRYPYLTEKKQSQIIDQTFQKTSLLIQYELGGLEYPLHDWARKLHSVLVQDKLRVFRHSYRLLKCMVDTFIEQKDGLSLKNALFLLRCINANAWEDSCMVLRQLKSIGLVSVRKLANHNVTTLQALKQLDDGEIEYFLGLKLGMGAKIKEDILLLPKLTIQSKVTSCKNLNDGINVVFKVEISAEFRTAVWHGSHLSLDIEILKDSDELVDFRRIQLSQLKEPKAYRVCAFFDSIESELVFSLHCQEVAGLGESITFCANELPIEYRNKLGRYSHHKSPKGTLFIPESDASIDSLSSDDSLLQYLGDEKYKGDMSRRKTTANGPCLKGGATLKRANILEDVHPAKECSTRQRSVGSFSKQRLKESEVGNTGSKHQTQRGIRSIADLSGGYRYDNFDKTRSTATRNSSLSVLEHDELSILRDDTDLETHTNAPPLESTYSPTIESISIDSEGSCVAVLDLESTQLPAPDGAAQQTTSSGSSIESCSLDFLGSDVEVD; translated from the exons ATGGGTACCAAATTTGACCAAGATGGGACCGTTAGCACCGGTAGAGATGCCAAACATGGCCTAAGCG ACGGTAACTTTTATCCACCTATACAAGAAAAGACTTCCTGTAAAAGGAGGCGAAATGAGAAGGCACCTTTCAAGATATATGTGAATCACAACTCTTTGCttgatgacgacgatgcAGCAGAGGACGAAATCAACACCAATGATAGTTCCGTATTTACAGGGTCCGAATTTTCTACGAACTACTCAATAGAGGAGGATGACCTTGGTATTGCCGCCGGGAACTCCACTCATAGGAAAGAGCCtttaaagaaaagaaagaaaataaccGTTGTAAAGAAAGCCGCTAAAGTAGAATCCCAGATTTTGGTTAGTTCTCTACCAGAGCGATACCAAACGTTATTTCCGTTTGATAGATTCAACAAAATGCAATCGGCAGCCTTCAGTACACTATATGAAAGCAATGAAAATTGCGTGGTTACTTCACCTACAGGTTCTGGGAAGACCGTTTTGCTCGAATTGGCTATCCTGTCAACTCTAAACAGTATCCAAAAAAAGTCAGACTCTAATACAAAGATACTGTATATTGCTCCCACCAAATCGTTATGCTGCGAGATCTCGAAGAAATGGGAACCCAAGTTTCTTGACTTGACAGTGGGGATGCTCACAAGTGACACATCTTATCTCGATAATGACAGCGTGAAAAAGTGCAACATTATAATCACCACACCGGAGAAATGGGATTTACTTACGCGGAAATGGAAAGACTATAAGAGATTATTCGAGCTGGTCAAATTGGTCCTAGTGGATGAAATACATACAATTAGTGAAAAAAGAGGTGCCACCCTGGAAGTAGTTTTGACAAGAATGAATAACATGTGCCCCGATATCAGAATTGTTGCTGCAAGTGCCACTATACCAAATATCGAAGATGTAGCCTCTTGGCTAAAAGCTAAGAATCGGAAATCGGCAAAGATCCTAAAATTTGACGATGAATATCGACAAGTTACTTTGGAAAAACACGTATACGGTTTCCAATTCTACAATAAAAATTCATTCCAGAGAGACGCTTTCTACAATACCAAACTGTCAGAAGTTTTGTTGGAACACTGCAAAGGTAAACCGACAATGATTTTTTGTCCAACAAGGGCCTCAACTGTCTCCACAGCAAAGTACTTAGCGAAACACGTTGCCTCATCTTTACGGATACCGCGGAATAAAGGCTCAATCACTCTATCGGACCCAGCCATTCAGGACTGTTTCAACGCTGGGGTCGGATTTCATAATGCAGGTCTTTCATTACCAGATAGAACCGCAATGGAACAGAACTTCATGAATGGAAAAGTTCGGATACTTTGCTCAACATCGACATTAGCTGTAGGCGTGAATTTACCAGCATATCTTGTTGTAATCAAGGGGACAAGTATGTGGAACAGTTCAGAAAACAAGGAATATTCCAATTTAGAGATTTTACAAATGATCGGTAGAGCCGGGCGGCCACAGTTTGAGAAAACGGGTTGCTCAGTAATAATGACCGATGTTGAGCAGAAAAGTAAGTACGAGAAGCTACTCGATGGAAATGACATGCTGGAAAGTACCTTACATTTAGATTTGATTGAGCATATTTGCTCAGAGATCTCATTGGGATGTATAACGTCCATAGAAAGCGCTGTTTCATGGATTGAAAAgagttttttctttgtgcGCTTCCAGAAAAACCCATCAGCATACTGGCAAGTGACGAAACATCTACGATCAGACATCAAACAGCACGCGGTTCTCAAAAACTTTTGTCAGGGGCTGGTCAAGCAGTTGCTAGAAGCAATGTTGATAGTTGATCAAGATGGCACACTTTTGTGTACTCCCTTTGGCCAGGCAATGGTCCGGCATTATGTTCTATTCGATACGATTAAAAGATTTATCGGTGCCAAAAAAGGGCGTTCTCTGCAGGATGTCTTGGATATTTTGGTGCGTTCAGAAGAATTTTCCGAGATGCGTCTAAGATAtaatgaaaagaaattgtACAAGGAAATAAACCTCTCACCACTAATAAGGTATCCATATCTCACggagaaaaaacaaagcCAAATCATTGACCAAACCTTTCAGAAGACATCTTTGCTTATTCAATATGAACTAGGTGGCCTTGAGTACCCATTGCATGATTGGGCACGTAAATTGCATTCTGTACTCGTTCAAGACAAATTGCGAGTGTTTCGGCACTCTTACCGTCTACTGAAGTGCATGGTTGACACCTTTATTGAACAGAAGGATGGCctctctttgaaaaacgCACTGTTTTTGTTAAGATGCATCAATGCCAATGCATGGGAGGATAGTTGTATGGTATTACGCCAACTGAAATCCATCGGTTTAGTCTCTGTACGGAAATTGGCAAATCATAATGTTACTACTCTACAAGCATTGAAACAACTAGATGATGGCGAGATTGAGTACTTCTTGGGGTTGAAGCTAGGAATGGGTGCcaaaatcaaagaagaTATTCTCCTATTACCTAAGCTAACAATACAGAGCAAAGTGACTTCCTGTAAAAATTTGAACGACGGAATAAATGTTGTTTTCAAAGTTGAGATATCAGCGGAATTTAGAACTGCGGTATGGCATGGCTCACACCTCTCTCTGGAcattgaaattttgaaagattcCGACGAACTTGTAGATTTCCGTAGAATCCAGTTGAGTCAACTCAAGGAGCCGAAGGCATATAGAGTATGTGCGTTCTTTGACTCTATCGAGTCTGAGCTAGTGTTCTCATTGCATTGTCAAGAAGTGGCAGGACTGGGTGAATCGATTACTTTTTGCGCTAATGAACTACCCATCGAATACAGGAACAAATTGGGGAGGTATAGTCATCACAAATCGCCGAAGGGCACACTTTTCATACCAGAAAGTGATGCAAGCATTGACAGTCTATCATCTGATGACAGCCTACTTCAGTATTTGGGTGATGAAAAATACAAAGGTGACATGTCCCGAAGGAAAACTACAGCCAACGGGCCATGCTTAAAAGGAGGCGCGACTTTAAAAAGGGCCAACatacttgaagatgttCACCCTGCTAAAGAGTGCAGTACTCGACAACGTTCTGTGGGATCTTTTTCGAAACAACGGCTTAAAGAAAGCGAAGTGGGCAATACGGGATCCAAACACCAAACGCAACGGGGAATTCGAAGTATCGCAGACTTATCTGGGGGATATCGCTACGATAACTTCGACAAAACGCGTTCCACTGCTACCCGTAATTCCAGTTTATCGGTCCTCGAACACGACGAGCTGTCGATTTTGAGGGATGATACTGATTTAGAAACACATACCAATGCTCCACCCCTAGAAAGCACATATAGTCCGACTATTGAAAGTATATCAATCGATTCTGAGGGTAGCTGTGTTGCTGTGTTGGACCTGGAATCTACGCAACTTCCGGCACCTGACGGGGCCGCTCAACAGACCACATCGTCTGGGAGTAGCATTGAATCGTGTTCCCTTGATTTCTTGGGATCAGATGTCGAAGTTGATTGA